In Sedimentibacter sp. MB31-C6, one genomic interval encodes:
- the yhbY gene encoding ribosome assembly RNA-binding protein YhbY, translating into MLTGKQRSYLKALANKIDPIMQIGKGGITENVIKQIDDALEARELIKIKVLNNSSLEAKDIANEVAEEVKAEFVQSIGNKFVIYRESEDKLINMPK; encoded by the coding sequence ATGCTAACAGGAAAACAAAGAAGTTACTTAAAAGCATTAGCAAATAAAATAGATCCTATAATGCAAATAGGTAAAGGCGGAATCACAGAAAATGTAATTAAACAGATTGATGATGCTTTAGAAGCTAGAGAATTAATAAAAATAAAAGTTTTAAATAATAGTTCGCTAGAGGCAAAAGATATTGCAAATGAAGTTGCAGAAGAAGTTAAAGCTGAATTTGTACAAAGTATAGGCAATAAATTTGTGATTTATAGAGAATCAGAAGACAAATTAATAAATATGCCAAAGTAA
- the uppS gene encoding polyprenyl diphosphate synthase: MRIPNHIGLIPDGNRRWAQNKGFEKQKGYEYGLDPGLQALKLVQEYGIREITYYGFTTDNGKRPRKQIDAFVKACVDAVNLIAKENVSLLVIGNTNSTIFPKELLKYTNRTNIGNGGTKVNFLVNYGWDWDIANLNTKIKNRKSIMDGLHSKDISRIDLILRWGGRKRLSGFLPIQSVYSDIYTIDDMWPDFRPEQFHNAMKWYNNQDVTLGG; the protein is encoded by the coding sequence TTGAGAATTCCAAATCATATAGGACTAATTCCTGATGGAAATAGACGTTGGGCGCAAAATAAAGGCTTTGAAAAACAAAAAGGATATGAATACGGTCTCGACCCCGGACTACAAGCATTAAAGTTAGTTCAGGAATATGGAATAAGAGAAATTACATACTATGGTTTTACAACAGACAACGGTAAAAGACCTAGAAAGCAAATTGATGCCTTTGTAAAAGCTTGCGTTGATGCTGTTAATTTAATTGCAAAGGAAAATGTGTCATTATTAGTTATTGGGAATACAAATTCAACAATCTTTCCAAAAGAATTATTGAAATATACTAATAGAACTAATATAGGTAATGGTGGAACAAAAGTTAATTTTTTAGTTAATTATGGTTGGGATTGGGATATAGCAAATTTAAATACTAAAATAAAAAATAGAAAAAGTATAATGGATGGACTTCATTCCAAGGACATTTCCCGTATAGACCTTATACTAAGATGGGGAGGCAGAAAAAGACTTTCTGGCTTTCTTCCTATTCAATCAGTTTATTCAGATATATATACTATTGATGACATGTGGCCTGATTTTAGACCTGAACAATTTCATAATGCAATGAAGTGGTATAATAATCAAGATGTCACTTTAGGCGGTTAA
- the zupT gene encoding zinc transporter ZupT: protein MDYTTNDILFAFGLTLIAGLSTGLGSVFAFFTKKTNHKFLSASLGFSAGVMIYVSMIEIFVKARASLELAYGSTKGYWITTIAFFTGMAIVALIDKLIPEEDNPHELNAETNIKDIEKNTQENQLMRMGKFSALAIAIHNFPEGLATFTSALQDPTLGISITLAIAIHNIPEGIAVSVPIYYATGSRAKGFAYSFLSGLSEPAGAIIGFLLLRSFLNDALFGIIFASVAGIMVFISLDELLPTAEKYGEHHIAIYGLISGMIVMALSLLLFS, encoded by the coding sequence ATGGATTATACAACAAATGACATCTTATTTGCTTTTGGACTTACACTAATTGCTGGTTTATCTACAGGTTTAGGAAGTGTTTTCGCCTTTTTTACAAAAAAGACAAATCATAAATTTCTATCAGCTTCATTAGGATTTTCTGCTGGTGTTATGATTTATGTATCTATGATAGAAATATTTGTAAAGGCTAGAGCTTCATTAGAATTGGCTTACGGTTCGACAAAGGGTTACTGGATTACTACTATTGCTTTTTTTACAGGCATGGCCATTGTTGCATTAATAGATAAATTAATACCTGAAGAAGATAATCCTCATGAACTAAATGCGGAAACAAATATAAAAGATATAGAAAAAAATACCCAAGAAAATCAACTAATGAGGATGGGGAAATTTTCAGCACTAGCAATTGCAATACATAACTTTCCAGAAGGATTAGCAACATTCACGAGTGCCCTACAAGATCCTACATTAGGTATCAGTATTACATTAGCTATTGCAATACATAATATCCCAGAAGGAATAGCAGTATCTGTTCCAATATACTATGCTACTGGAAGTAGGGCTAAAGGGTTTGCATACTCATTCCTTTCAGGTTTGTCTGAACCAGCAGGTGCAATTATTGGATTTTTATTATTAAGGAGTTTCTTAAATGATGCTTTGTTTGGAATTATATTTGCTTCAGTTGCTGGTATAATGGTATTTATATCTTTAGATGAATTGCTTCCAACAGCTGAAAAATATGGTGAGCATCATATTGCAATATATGGGCTTATATCAGGTATGATTGTAATGGCTTTAAGTTTACTTTTATTCTCTTAA
- the thyA gene encoding thymidylate synthase translates to MNLADKIFIDNCKDILQNGVWDKDYNVRPRWEDGTPAYTIKKFGIINRYDLTESFPILTLRKTNFKAAVDEMLWIWQKKSNNVNDLNSHIWDSWADETGSIGKAYGYQLGQKHKYKEGEFDQVDRVIYDLKNNPASRRILTNIYNFDDLHEMHLYPCAYSMTFNVSGNKLNAILNQRSQDMLAANNWNVVQYSILIHMMAQISGLEAGELVHVISDAHIYDRHIPIIEEVITKESHDSPKLDIDNSITDFYDFTVDSFKLIDYKYNQFKVKVPIAV, encoded by the coding sequence ATGAACTTAGCTGATAAAATATTTATAGATAATTGTAAGGATATTTTGCAAAATGGTGTTTGGGATAAGGACTATAATGTAAGACCTAGATGGGAGGATGGAACACCTGCATATACAATTAAAAAATTTGGAATAATTAATAGATATGATTTGACTGAAAGTTTTCCAATTTTAACTTTAAGGAAAACAAACTTTAAAGCTGCTGTTGATGAAATGCTTTGGATATGGCAAAAAAAATCAAATAATGTAAATGACTTAAATAGTCATATTTGGGATTCCTGGGCTGATGAAACAGGTTCAATCGGAAAGGCATATGGTTATCAATTAGGGCAAAAACATAAATACAAGGAAGGCGAATTTGATCAAGTTGACAGAGTAATTTATGATTTAAAAAATAATCCTGCAAGTAGGCGAATATTGACTAATATATACAACTTTGATGATCTTCATGAAATGCATTTATATCCTTGTGCTTATAGTATGACATTTAATGTTTCTGGAAATAAATTAAATGCTATATTGAATCAAAGATCTCAAGATATGCTTGCTGCAAATAATTGGAATGTAGTGCAGTACTCTATTTTAATACATATGATGGCTCAAATTAGTGGTTTGGAAGCTGGAGAATTAGTACATGTTATTTCAGATGCACATATATATGATAGACATATACCAATTATTGAAGAGGTTATAACAAAGGAATCTCATGATTCTCCAAAGTTAGATATAGATAATAGCATAACTGATTTTTATGACTTTACTGTTGATAGTTTTAAATTAATAGATTATAAATATAATCAATTTAAGGTTAAAGTTCCAATAGCTGTATAG
- a CDS encoding dihydrofolate reductase, which translates to MKLIVAVAKNWGIGYEGDLLFNLPQDMEFFKETTKNKVVVMGRRTLMSLPGGKPLKNRTNIVLTSNKKFKADGCIVCNSFKELFEELKKYSNDEVFIIGGGKIYNDLYSYCTEAYITKVDAITNADTYLHNFDEDVNWELSFASELHDYNGMKFTFNTYKNSNVCYPEI; encoded by the coding sequence ATGAAACTTATAGTTGCAGTCGCTAAAAACTGGGGAATCGGTTATGAAGGCGATTTACTTTTTAATTTACCACAAGACATGGAATTTTTCAAAGAAACTACAAAAAACAAGGTTGTTGTTATGGGAAGGCGAACATTGATGTCATTACCAGGAGGGAAACCACTTAAAAATAGAACTAATATAGTTTTAACCTCTAATAAAAAATTTAAAGCTGATGGTTGTATAGTTTGTAATTCATTTAAAGAGTTATTTGAAGAATTGAAAAAATATAGTAATGATGAAGTATTTATAATAGGTGGAGGTAAAATATATAATGATTTATATTCATATTGTACTGAAGCTTATATTACAAAAGTAGATGCAATAACAAATGCGGATACGTACTTACATAATTTTGATGAGGATGTTAACTGGGAGTTAAGCTTTGCATCCGAATTACATGATTACAATGGAATGAAATTTACATTCAACACATATAAAAATAGCAATGTATGTTATCCAGAGATATAA
- the ppdK gene encoding pyruvate, phosphate dikinase, translated as MNKKWVYLFKEGSASQKNLLGGKGANLSEMTNIGLPVPPGLTVTTEACTEFYKQGKKLTDEIISQIKDNLKMLEKQTEKKFGDVENPLLVSVRSGAAISMPGMMDTILNLGLNDNTVEGITKKTGNSRFAYDSYRRFIQMFSDVVLGIPKYKFDYALDDLKEKNGYKYDTELTTDDLKILVEEFKNIYKLETKSDFPLEPEKQLLMAVEAVFRSWNNARAITYRNLYDISHDIGTAVNVQSMVFGNMGDTSGTGVAFTRNPSTGENRVFGEFLINAQGEDVVAGIRTPLTIDKLNDVMPEIYDQFIESANNLEQHYRDMQDIEFTIEQGKLYLLQTRTGKRTAESSLRVAVEMVEEGLISKEEAVMRVDPKSLDQLLHPRFDPIEIKKSAPIANGLPASPGAATGKIFFTAEDAVAASEKGEATILVRKETSPEDIEGMNKARGILTSRGGMTSHAAVVARGMGKCCVAGCETIYVDEVKKIMSVGDDILKEGDYISLDGSTGNIYKGSINTVEPSLSGNFGKLMKWADEFRKLGIRTNADTPKDSETAVKFGAEGIGLCRTEHMFFKESRIFSVRKMIVSDSIVQREKALEEILPMQKNDFKEIFKIMGPRPVTIRLLDPPLHEFIPTNEEDIAELSKDMNIPISKLKDLIHSLHEFNPMLGHRGCRLAITYPEIARMQARAIIEAAIEVSKEENITIVPEIMVPLVGKKEELNILRKLIMETAEKVKEEKNSKLEYLIGTMIEIPRACVTADEIAEVADFYSFGTNDLTQMTFGYSRDDAGKFISAYREVGILEQDPFQSIDQAGVGKLVDMAVTLGKKAKSHLHMGVCGEHGGDPASIEFFHKTGLDYVSCSPFRVPVARLAAAQAALNNKI; from the coding sequence ATGAACAAAAAATGGGTTTACTTATTTAAAGAAGGAAGTGCTTCGCAAAAAAATCTATTAGGAGGAAAAGGTGCTAATTTATCTGAAATGACTAATATTGGGCTACCGGTACCTCCAGGGTTAACAGTTACAACAGAAGCTTGTACTGAATTTTATAAACAAGGAAAAAAATTAACAGATGAAATAATTAGCCAAATTAAGGATAATTTGAAAATGTTAGAAAAACAAACTGAAAAAAAATTTGGTGATGTGGAAAATCCTTTATTAGTTTCAGTTCGTTCAGGGGCTGCTATATCAATGCCAGGAATGATGGATACTATTTTAAATTTAGGGCTGAATGATAATACTGTAGAAGGAATAACTAAAAAAACAGGTAACAGCCGTTTCGCCTATGATAGTTATAGAAGGTTTATTCAAATGTTCAGTGATGTTGTTTTGGGTATACCTAAGTATAAATTTGATTATGCTCTTGATGACTTAAAAGAAAAAAATGGTTATAAATATGATACAGAATTAACTACTGATGATTTGAAAATTTTAGTAGAAGAATTCAAGAATATTTATAAATTAGAAACTAAATCAGACTTCCCTCTAGAGCCAGAGAAACAACTTTTAATGGCTGTAGAAGCAGTTTTCAGATCTTGGAACAATGCTCGTGCTATTACTTACAGAAATCTTTATGATATTTCTCATGACATTGGAACAGCTGTTAATGTTCAATCTATGGTATTTGGAAACATGGGAGACACTTCTGGGACAGGTGTTGCCTTTACTCGTAACCCGTCAACAGGCGAAAATAGGGTATTTGGCGAGTTCTTAATTAATGCTCAAGGTGAAGATGTTGTAGCTGGTATAAGAACTCCATTAACGATTGATAAATTGAATGATGTAATGCCCGAAATATATGATCAATTCATCGAATCAGCTAATAATTTAGAACAGCACTATAGAGATATGCAAGATATAGAATTTACTATAGAACAGGGAAAACTTTATTTATTACAAACTAGAACAGGGAAAAGAACTGCAGAATCATCATTAAGAGTTGCAGTTGAAATGGTTGAAGAAGGACTTATATCTAAAGAAGAAGCTGTTATGAGAGTGGATCCTAAATCTCTTGATCAACTTTTACACCCACGATTTGATCCTATTGAAATTAAAAAATCTGCTCCAATAGCAAATGGTCTACCAGCATCTCCAGGAGCTGCAACTGGAAAAATATTTTTTACAGCAGAAGATGCCGTAGCTGCTTCTGAAAAGGGAGAAGCAACTATTCTTGTTAGAAAAGAAACTTCGCCTGAAGATATCGAAGGTATGAATAAGGCTCGAGGCATATTAACCTCAAGAGGTGGAATGACTTCCCATGCAGCTGTTGTTGCTAGAGGCATGGGTAAATGTTGTGTAGCTGGTTGTGAAACAATTTACGTAGATGAAGTTAAAAAAATAATGTCCGTGGGAGATGATATATTAAAAGAAGGAGATTATATTTCTCTTGACGGAAGTACCGGAAATATATACAAAGGAAGTATAAACACAGTTGAGCCAAGCCTATCAGGCAATTTTGGCAAATTGATGAAATGGGCAGATGAATTCAGAAAACTTGGAATCAGAACAAATGCTGATACTCCTAAAGACTCAGAAACAGCTGTTAAATTTGGAGCTGAAGGCATCGGTCTATGTAGAACAGAGCATATGTTTTTCAAGGAAAGTCGTATCTTCTCTGTTAGAAAAATGATTGTATCAGATAGTATAGTACAAAGAGAAAAAGCCTTAGAAGAAATATTGCCAATGCAGAAAAATGATTTTAAGGAAATATTTAAAATTATGGGACCAAGACCTGTTACTATAAGACTTTTAGATCCACCATTACATGAATTTATTCCAACTAATGAAGAAGACATAGCAGAACTTTCTAAAGATATGAATATACCAATATCAAAACTAAAGGATTTAATCCATAGTTTACATGAGTTCAATCCAATGCTTGGACATAGAGGTTGTCGTCTAGCTATTACTTATCCAGAAATCGCTAGAATGCAAGCCAGAGCAATTATAGAAGCAGCTATAGAAGTATCTAAAGAAGAAAACATAACTATAGTTCCAGAAATAATGGTTCCTCTAGTAGGAAAGAAAGAAGAGCTTAATATACTTAGAAAGTTAATAATGGAAACTGCAGAAAAAGTAAAAGAAGAAAAAAATTCTAAACTTGAATATCTAATTGGTACAATGATAGAAATTCCTAGAGCTTGTGTAACAGCAGATGAAATAGCAGAAGTAGCAGATTTTTACTCCTTTGGTACTAACGACTTAACACAAATGACTTTTGGATACTCAAGAGATGATGCTGGTAAATTTATATCAGCTTATAGAGAAGTTGGTATCCTTGAACAAGATCCATTCCAAAGCATCGATCAAGCAGGTGTAGGTAAATTGGTAGATATGGCAGTTACACTTGGAAAAAAAGCTAAATCTCATCTCCATATGGGAGTATGTGGAGAACATGGAGGAGATCCTGCATCAATTGAATTTTTCCATAAAACAGGTTTAGACTATGTATCATGTTCACCATTTAGGGTTCCAGTTGCAAGATTAGCTGCAGCTCAGGCAGCTTTAAACAATAAAATTTAG
- a CDS encoding pyruvate, water dikinase regulatory protein has translation MEKIHIHVLSDSIGETAELLAKAASIQFKPQLIGEIHRYPFISENYQIDNIIKNASEHKNLIIYTLVKSESREYLANEAAKKNIPAIDALGPIIKELSQLSGLEPKREIGLNRKMDDEYFEKVQAVEFAVKYDDGKDPRGILKADIVLLGISRTSKTPLSMYLAYRNYKVANIPLVPEVEAPKELFEISSKKIIGLTNDPQTLNTIRLERLKELGLKSYSTYANMDRILTELDFAHEIFAKLRCPVINVSTKAIEETASIITSIISKNIHK, from the coding sequence ATTGAAAAAATACATATCCATGTATTGTCGGATTCAATTGGAGAAACTGCTGAGCTTCTTGCAAAAGCAGCAAGTATTCAATTCAAACCTCAATTAATAGGTGAAATCCACAGATATCCATTTATTTCAGAAAATTATCAAATTGACAATATAATAAAAAATGCATCTGAACACAAAAACTTAATTATCTATACCCTAGTAAAATCAGAAAGCCGTGAATATTTGGCTAATGAAGCAGCAAAAAAAAATATTCCTGCTATAGATGCTCTAGGTCCAATAATTAAAGAATTATCGCAATTATCCGGGCTAGAACCTAAAAGAGAAATTGGTCTTAATAGAAAAATGGACGATGAATATTTTGAAAAAGTTCAAGCAGTTGAATTTGCCGTTAAATATGATGATGGAAAAGATCCTAGGGGCATATTAAAAGCAGATATTGTATTATTGGGGATTTCTAGAACTTCAAAAACACCTCTAAGCATGTATCTTGCTTATAGGAATTATAAGGTAGCTAATATCCCATTAGTACCAGAAGTTGAGGCTCCAAAAGAACTATTTGAAATTTCATCAAAAAAAATTATTGGACTTACTAATGACCCCCAAACTCTTAACACTATCCGCCTTGAAAGATTAAAGGAGTTAGGATTAAAATCTTATTCTACATACGCAAATATGGATAGAATATTAACTGAATTAGATTTCGCACATGAGATTTTTGCAAAACTTCGATGCCCAGTGATAAATGTTTCAACTAAAGCTATCGAAGAAACTGCAAGCATAATTACATCAATTATATCAAAAAACATACATAAATAA
- the dxs gene encoding 1-deoxy-D-xylulose-5-phosphate synthase, with product MEYLEKIKSPNDLRRLNTNELNILCKEIRSFLIESVSKTGGHIASNLGVVELTVALHYGFNTPNDKIIWDVGHQSYIHKILTGRKSKMKTLRQLNGLSGFPKRSESIYDVFDTGHSSTSISAAIGIARARDLKKESYEVVSVIGDGALTGGMAFEALNDIGRSNTKLIVVLNDNEMSISPNVGGVSHYLSKLRTEPKYLSTKRDVEKLLDSMPIGGKGLKKLLKRAKDGIKQMVITGMLFEEIGLTYMGPIDGHNMNELLETFNTSKNIDGPLLIHVITKKGKGYKFAEYNPDKYHSVSPFDISTGQSLNKSSLPTYSDVFGRKLCEIAEKNDSTIAITAAMTDGTGLTEFSKKFPNRIFDVGIAEQHAITMAAGLAANGMIPVVALYSSFLQRAFDQVIHDVALQNLHVVIAIDRAGLVGNDGETHQGIFDTAFLYQIPNMIVMTPADNTELENMLEFAINNYNGPIALRYPRGYSKINIKGSETKIELGKGVIVEEGSDISIITCGKMVNTAVEVSKILKEKGIKPEIINLRFIKPLDTNLILTSVSKTNLAVIIDEAPFSGSISMYIKPLLSNPEEVIIKTLPDEFIKQGSIDELLKQNMLDAESIAKDIIDFLSKKPLL from the coding sequence ATGGAATATTTAGAGAAAATAAAATCACCAAATGATTTAAGAAGATTAAATACAAATGAATTGAATATATTATGTAAAGAAATAAGAAGTTTTTTAATAGAGAGTGTTTCGAAAACAGGAGGACATATTGCATCTAATTTAGGAGTAGTGGAGCTGACGGTGGCATTACATTATGGATTCAATACTCCAAATGATAAAATTATTTGGGATGTTGGACATCAATCTTATATACATAAAATTTTAACTGGAAGAAAAAGTAAAATGAAAACTTTAAGACAATTAAATGGTTTAAGTGGTTTTCCAAAAAGATCTGAGAGCATATATGATGTTTTTGATACTGGCCATAGTAGTACTTCAATTTCAGCAGCTATCGGTATTGCTAGAGCGAGGGATTTAAAAAAAGAATCGTACGAAGTAGTTTCAGTTATAGGTGATGGAGCATTAACAGGAGGAATGGCTTTTGAAGCATTAAATGATATTGGTAGAAGTAATACGAAGTTAATTGTAGTACTAAATGATAATGAGATGTCAATTTCTCCTAATGTAGGTGGAGTATCTCATTATTTAAGTAAATTAAGAACAGAGCCAAAGTATTTATCAACTAAAAGAGATGTTGAAAAGTTACTAGATAGTATGCCGATTGGTGGAAAAGGATTGAAGAAATTGTTAAAGAGAGCAAAAGATGGAATTAAACAAATGGTAATCACTGGAATGCTCTTTGAAGAAATTGGGTTAACATATATGGGTCCAATTGATGGTCATAATATGAATGAACTATTAGAAACATTTAATACTTCTAAAAATATTGATGGACCATTATTAATACATGTAATTACAAAAAAAGGTAAAGGATATAAATTTGCTGAATATAATCCAGATAAGTATCATAGTGTTTCACCTTTTGATATAAGTACAGGACAAAGTTTAAATAAATCATCACTCCCAACATATTCAGATGTATTTGGTAGAAAACTTTGCGAAATAGCTGAAAAAAATGATAGCACAATTGCAATAACAGCGGCTATGACTGATGGAACTGGGTTAACTGAGTTTTCAAAGAAATTCCCGAATAGAATTTTTGATGTAGGTATTGCAGAACAACATGCAATAACAATGGCTGCTGGTTTAGCTGCAAATGGAATGATTCCAGTTGTAGCATTGTATTCATCTTTTTTACAAAGAGCTTTCGATCAAGTGATACATGATGTTGCATTGCAAAATTTACATGTTGTAATTGCTATAGACAGAGCGGGACTAGTAGGAAATGATGGAGAAACTCATCAGGGTATTTTTGACACGGCGTTTTTATACCAAATACCTAATATGATAGTTATGACTCCTGCTGATAATACTGAACTTGAAAATATGCTGGAGTTTGCAATTAATAATTACAATGGGCCAATAGCATTACGATATCCTAGAGGATATAGTAAAATCAATATAAAAGGTAGTGAAACTAAAATAGAATTAGGCAAAGGTGTAATAGTTGAGGAAGGTAGTGATATTTCAATTATTACATGTGGCAAGATGGTTAATACAGCTGTAGAAGTCAGTAAAATATTAAAGGAAAAAGGGATAAAACCAGAGATAATCAATTTAAGATTTATTAAACCATTAGACACAAATTTAATATTAACTTCAGTAAGTAAAACTAATTTAGCTGTTATAATTGATGAAGCACCATTTAGCGGGTCTATTTCAATGTATATTAAACCTTTATTGTCAAATCCAGAAGAAGTTATAATAAAAACTTTACCTGATGAATTTATAAAACAAGGTTCAATTGATGAGTTGCTAAAACAAAATATGCTTGATGCTGAAAGTATAGCTAAAGATATAATAGATTTTTTAAGTAAGAAACCTTTACTATAA
- the zapA gene encoding cell division protein ZapA: MNKVDITINDKKYGVTTDESPEYVKKIETILNEQISLITNSKKKFNEIDKLILSSFVIIDKYVKLTDEVTEYKNETYKEIQSLNEDKNKAVLEKKEIQEKLNEINSEKERYREKLLVRDNDRDYLNTQIVKLQEKIDEQDQQLLKSEILINELKNKNEELDEICDNLTKERENFTKEISFMNNTKSSLNGRISKLQLKLNEREEHVGQLEKTIKELKKVSEDKQQQLDNYNEEQHRINLLIESKQKDIESLNNKINSMQIKLNEKDEILIGKDKLIKDLKDSNEEIKNKYENINEEKEKYLEELLMMNSDKESMINNLNELQDKLNRRETENFQNQLEINKLKKENNELLEILDRETSV; encoded by the coding sequence ATGAATAAAGTAGATATAACTATTAATGATAAAAAATATGGTGTAACAACAGATGAAAGTCCCGAATATGTTAAAAAAATTGAAACAATTCTAAATGAGCAAATAAGTTTAATAACTAATTCTAAAAAAAAATTCAATGAAATAGATAAATTAATTTTATCTTCATTTGTTATTATTGATAAATATGTGAAATTAACTGATGAAGTTACTGAATACAAAAATGAGACATATAAGGAAATACAAAGTTTAAATGAAGATAAGAATAAGGCTGTTTTAGAAAAGAAAGAAATTCAAGAGAAATTAAATGAAATAAATTCAGAAAAAGAAAGATATAGAGAAAAACTTTTAGTTAGAGATAATGATAGAGACTATCTTAACACTCAAATAGTTAAGCTTCAAGAAAAAATTGACGAACAAGACCAGCAGCTTTTAAAAAGTGAAATATTAATTAATGAATTAAAAAATAAAAATGAAGAACTTGATGAAATATGTGATAATCTTACTAAAGAAAGAGAAAATTTCACAAAAGAAATAAGTTTTATGAATAATACAAAAAGCAGCTTAAATGGTAGAATTTCTAAATTGCAGCTAAAACTTAATGAAAGAGAAGAACATGTAGGACAGTTAGAAAAGACAATTAAAGAACTAAAGAAAGTTAGTGAAGATAAACAACAGCAATTAGATAATTACAATGAAGAACAACATAGAATCAACTTACTAATAGAATCTAAACAAAAAGATATTGAATCATTAAACAATAAAATAAATTCGATGCAAATTAAATTGAATGAGAAAGATGAAATATTAATAGGAAAGGATAAATTGATAAAAGATCTAAAAGATAGTAATGAAGAGATTAAGAATAAATATGAAAATATCAATGAAGAAAAAGAAAAATATCTTGAAGAACTTTTAATGATGAACAGTGATAAAGAAAGTATGATTAATAATTTAAATGAATTACAAGATAAGTTAAATAGAAGGGAAACTGAAAATTTTCAAAATCAATTGGAAATAAACAAACTAAAGAAAGAAAATAATGAATTATTGGAGATTCTTGATAGAGAAACTTCTGTTTAA